The Rhodospirillaceae bacterium DNA window AGCTTCAATCTTCGAGATATCTAGAATGTCGTTGATCAAATCTAGAAGATGATGCCCCGAATTTTGTATATCGCGCATGTATTGCTCATGCTTTTCATTGCCTAGCTTTCCTAAGGCCCCAGTAAGCATGGCTTCGCTATAACCGATGATAGAATTTAAAGGTGTTCGCAACTCGTGGCTCATGGTGGTCAAAAATCTTGACTTGGCCAGGCTCGCTTCTATTGCTTCTTCCTTGTGCTTTAACGCGATTGATTTAAGCAAATTAGCTTGCGTTTGTCGCCGCCATGAATACCAAACCAGTAATATAGCAAGTGAGAAAATCCCAATAGTGATCTCATCCAATTCCCAGTTTTCATGTTGACGAACAAATGCATGCCACAACTCAAAAAAGTCGAGATATCCACCAAGAAAAGTCATGGCTACCGAAGCGCATATAACAATAAGGGCATCATTTCGATACGGGTGATCTGCTAAGAAACCCCTAAATATTGATTGCTTTCCACCCTTACAACGGGGAGGTTTTTGTACAGTTTCGTTCATGCCCACCAATGAGTTTCTTACCCCCCCCCATTGATGAAGTGCAGCCATCGTGTTCATAACGGTATAGAAACTTTTTCTCCCGTGCTGTGATAGCCGTCACAAGGAAACCAGTTTCATATTCTTCATAAATATTACTGGGTTGGTGATTTCGTCCGCAAATTTATTATCGCGCATAGAGGTCTGTCATTGGCTAGAAAAAATCTGGTTCGTCCAAAAACCAAATAATATAAGATTGTGCGTTTTTTAATACCCAGCCGAAGACGGCGGCATGACCGTATCGGATTGGACCATGCCGTTCCTGACCGATATTCTCGGTGCCCCGGTTGATCGTCCACAAGTCCTTGAAACGACGGCTTTGGGGGCCGCTTACCTGGCCGGAATGCAGCGGGGTATCTATCCCGACCTTGATGGATTTGCCAAAACCTGGGCACAGCAACAACGATTCTCGCCTGACCTTAAGGCCGAAGTGCGTGAACAGCGCTACGGAGGTTGGCGTGACGCGGTGAGAAGAACGTTAACGAAACAGCCGTAACACCCAGCCTGACGGGTCAGCCGTTTTGTCATCGTCAATACCGTGTCGATTGCCGGGCGCACGTTCATGCATGAACCGCGCATTGCTTTTCGTTATAGGGTCGCTGACGTTTCGGACTTTAGAAAATCGACTGACTTACGATAATCGTCAAGCCAAGCAACATTCCCAGCATTAAACCGCTAGAGAATTTGATAAGTGTTTTTGCTTTTGCCTTGATCATAATCGCCTCCCGTTCTGGTTAGCTGAATTAAACTCTTCTGAGTTATGGTGAAATGCTAACGGCACTGAGGGCGGGAGTCAAAAAATTTCCGATCAAAAATGTGTCAATTCCGGCCTTCGGCGAACTTGAATCCGACGCTGTCATCGTCGTCTTTCAGGTCGTACATGGCTTTATCCGCCATCTCCAGCAGGGCTTCGGGGCTTTCGGCGTGATCGGGATACATGGTAATGCCGATGCTGGCGCCAATGTGGATTTTTGTGTCATCAAGGTCGAAAGAATCTCTCAGGGCCTCAGTCAATTTTTCACAAGTCCTGATAACCGACGTCTGATCAAGGACGTCGGGCATGATAATGACGAATTCATCACCGCCGAAACGTGCCAACGTGTCGCTGGCGCGAACACACTCTTTCATTCTCGCCGTTACGGATTGCAAGACTTGATCACCTGCCTTGTGGCCAAACCTGTCGTTGACCTGTTTGAAGTCATTCAGGTCGATGAACATGATGGCGATTTTGGTGTCATTTCGCTTGGCCCTTGTTAATTCCTGCTCAAGGCGGTCGCGCATCAGATTCCTGTTGGGAAGGCCGGTCAACGGATCATGGCCAGCAAGATGTAAAGCCCTGTCCTCGGCCCGCTTTAGTTCCGTCACGTCATGGAAAACGAGCAACAGGCGTTCCTCGTTATCGATATCGATCAATTCGCCATTGAAGATGCATTCACGGGCTTCGCCAGTTTTTGTAATGACGGTTCCTTGAAAGTCGCGAATGGATTTGTCTCGTCTGATCGCTTTGACCAACTGTGCCCGTTGTCTGAAATTTTGCCATAAGCCCATTTCGGCGACAGTTTTTCCAATGACTTCGGTGCGGTCGTAGCCTGTTGTGGCGCACCAATGGTCATTGACATCGTATAGAAGACCATCCTGAATGCTGGCAATAGAGAGACAAGCCGGGCTGGAATTGAAGGCTTTGGAAAATCGTTCTTCGGATCGTTTTAGTTCTTTTTCCGCCCACTTGCGTTCTGAAATATCCGTGTAGCTGGTAACGAAACCACCCCCGGGCATGGGTATGCCGTGGATTTGAAGAACGGTGCCATCAGGCATGGTCCGTTCAAAGTGGTGGGCACTGAACTTTTTTGCCAGTTCAACCCGCCCTCGAATCTGTTCATCAACATCACCCTCACCGTATTCACCGCGTTCGGCGTTAAAGCGAATAAAGGATTCAAAAGAATCACCCACCTTGAATTTTTCGGGCGGGAAATTCAAAAGGTCTAGAAATCGCCGATTAAAAGCTATCAGGTTTAAATCAGCATCAGCCATGGAAATACCTTCATCCATGTTCTCGAGAACGGCTTCCAACACGTTGGTCTTTGAAACAAGTTCTTCCTGGTGTTTCAGGTAAAGCCATAACAACCAGGCCAAGACGCTCGAAATCGCCAAGGCAAGAAGGACAGTCAGGTTGGAAGCCAAAAGTGACATGTCTTCAAGGGCAAGGGCAGTAGGCATCAGCGCAATTGTCCATTGTCTGTTAGCAACCCCGAAGGTGCGCCTGACGGTAAGCGGGCTTGCCATATCGACTTCGCCCTGACTGAAGACCGGGGTCTCGTCGTCGGTGATCTGATAGTGGTAGGTATGATCCAGTTCGTGTTCCAGAGCAGCTTTAACCAACGGAGAAATTCGAAAAACCAGATTGATATAACCTTCCTTATTTTGATCACTCCCAAGCGGAATATATGCGGCAATTCCAGTACCCCCTTGGGCTAATTCCAAAGGCCGGGTTAATCCAATTTTATGATTTATTTCAACCTTGGCGAGGACAGGTCCGACTACCGGGTGAGCCTTAAGATCAAGGCCGATGGCTCCCTGATTTCCTTGCAGCGGCGTTACCCACTTGATGACACCATCCTTGTCAGCCCAGTTAATGGCCTGAAAATCCGGGAACAACTGTTGGAATGATTTGGTTTGGGACAGGAAATTCTCTGGTGTTCTGATATTTCCTTCGTTCCATTCATGGCGTATATGCTCGCCGATGGCAAAGCGGTGGGCAAAGAAAGCTTCCAACCTGACAGCAAGTTGTTCGGCAACGATGGTGCTGCTGTTGCGGATGTTGCGAAGGTGGCTGTCTTCGTTAAGTTGCCTGATCCACAAGACGGCAATAACCTGTAGCAGAAACACAACGGCGGGAATAAGTTTGGTTCTTTTCACGCGCGCTTTTCCTTACAATCAACGAACAACGTCAGGGATGTTACAATAAAACCCATCAGGCATCTGGATTGCCGGGGCACCGGATCTTATCCGCGCCGCCTTGAAACAATCGACGCTGATCGTTTGTTTTGCAAGGGGTGTATCAATATAGGGTTCGATCAGTCCTTCGACTTTCAGGTCACTTGTTGTGCCCGGTATATCGCAAACGACAACAGTTTTAATGGGCGTACCCAGTTCGATCCAACGGGTGGTTTTCTGATCAAACTCAAGGTGGCGAAGCCTTTCGCACAAGGCCAGCGAACGGGTAGCATCGGGCACATCTGCCTGCCAAATGTATACCGCAGCAGATGCCGTTGCGGCGGTCATTAACAAAATAGTCAGCATGGCTCTCATCTTGCGGGTCTTTCTGGCTTGATCGAACGCTTCTCAGCTATGATGATAGGTCACCTTTTGATCAACGGCTATATATTGATGCAGCGATGAAATTGACCGTCAAACTGTTCGCGTCCCTGACCAGCTACCTGCCCGCGCAGGCTGAAAACCAGACGATGACGATGGAGGCTGAAGACGGGTTCAGCGTCGGACAGGTTCTGGAACAGTGCGGGGTTCCTTTGGATCAGTGCAGACTGGTCATGATCAATGGCATCACCCATACAAATCCAGCCGTTTCAATGGAACTTCAATTGTGTGAAGGTGACACCCTGGCGGTGCTGCCAAAAGTTCACTAAACGGGACGTTTAACCGCCTGATTGCTGGTTGCCCAGATAC harbors:
- a CDS encoding HAMP domain-containing histidine kinase, with the translated sequence MNETVQKPPRCKGGKQSIFRGFLADHPYRNDALIVICASVAMTFLGGYLDFFELWHAFVRQHENWELDEITIGIFSLAILLVWYSWRRQTQANLLKSIALKHKEEAIEASLAKSRFLTTMSHELRTPLNSIIGYSEAMLTGALGKLGNEKHEQYMRDIQNSGHHLLDLINDILDISKIEAKKETLIDRAVEVPAIMDISLQRVRILAEKKNIILSVEKPRTPTMLMCDERRVVQVFINLLSNAIKFTPENGHVAFVAESSDDSGYIFSISDTGRGIPKGDICRVIKPFEQADKNLNGGSAGTGLGLPLCKSLMQLHGGDLAIASELGMGTTVTVHFPPERIFRPS
- a CDS encoding diguanylate cyclase — translated: MKRTKLIPAVVFLLQVIAVLWIRQLNEDSHLRNIRNSSTIVAEQLAVRLEAFFAHRFAIGEHIRHEWNEGNIRTPENFLSQTKSFQQLFPDFQAINWADKDGVIKWVTPLQGNQGAIGLDLKAHPVVGPVLAKVEINHKIGLTRPLELAQGGTGIAAYIPLGSDQNKEGYINLVFRISPLVKAALEHELDHTYHYQITDDETPVFSQGEVDMASPLTVRRTFGVANRQWTIALMPTALALEDMSLLASNLTVLLALAISSVLAWLLWLYLKHQEELVSKTNVLEAVLENMDEGISMADADLNLIAFNRRFLDLLNFPPEKFKVGDSFESFIRFNAERGEYGEGDVDEQIRGRVELAKKFSAHHFERTMPDGTVLQIHGIPMPGGGFVTSYTDISERKWAEKELKRSEERFSKAFNSSPACLSIASIQDGLLYDVNDHWCATTGYDRTEVIGKTVAEMGLWQNFRQRAQLVKAIRRDKSIRDFQGTVITKTGEARECIFNGELIDIDNEERLLLVFHDVTELKRAEDRALHLAGHDPLTGLPNRNLMRDRLEQELTRAKRNDTKIAIMFIDLNDFKQVNDRFGHKAGDQVLQSVTARMKECVRASDTLARFGGDEFVIIMPDVLDQTSVIRTCEKLTEALRDSFDLDDTKIHIGASIGITMYPDHAESPEALLEMADKAMYDLKDDDDSVGFKFAEGRN
- a CDS encoding MoaD/ThiS family protein; the protein is MKLTVKLFASLTSYLPAQAENQTMTMEAEDGFSVGQVLEQCGVPLDQCRLVMINGITHTNPAVSMELQLCEGDTLAVLPKVH